In the genome of Sphaeramia orbicularis chromosome 13, fSphaOr1.1, whole genome shotgun sequence, one region contains:
- the LOC115431096 gene encoding P2Y purinoceptor 13-like, which produces MPDAMMKSFNTSQLSAGCPQVNFMTVENVMSYFFFLLFPVALILNGVAAWVSLHLRSTSTFIVYLKNLVASDLLMTLTLPVNAASMQSGATVELRAFACRYSNVIFYCCMYASIALMGLISLDRFFKIVKPCGKMLGQSVMFSLVMSVLVWVTLIGGTVLPTITLTDQDPVNTTDNFCMSLKSKSGLILHKFVVLSMEILFWFVCLLVVFCYICITMKVLQSFKNSGSNNNQGKKKTKLRVFLILLVFFVCFVPFHLMRIPFTLQEILGINICPQLWIVVVHHVVLWVSTTNACLDPFLYIFLCREYRDKLVDMMKARGICIGLYTDEREETSQ; this is translated from the exons ATGCCAG ATGCTATGATGAAGTCCTTCAACACATCGCAGCTCTCTGCAGGTTGTCCCCAAGTCAACTTCATGACTGTAGAAAATGTTATGTCTtacttcttcttcctcttgttcCCTGTGGCATTAATTCTCAATGGGGTGGCTGCCTGGGTATCTCTGCACCTTCGCTCCACCTCGACCTTCATCGTGTATCTGAAGAACCTGGTGGCCTCTGACCTGCTCATGACACTGACCCTCCCTGTGAATGCAGCTAGCATGCAATCTGGAGCCACTGTTGAGTTAAGGGCGTTCGCCTGTCGGTACTCTAATGTCATTTTCTACTGCTGCATGTACGCAAGCATCGCTTTGATGGGCCTTATCAGTCTGGATCGCTTCTTCAAAATTGTTAAACCGTGTGGAAAGATGCTAGGACAAAGTGTGATGTTCAGTCTTGTCATGTCGGTCTTGGTTTGGGTTACATTGATTGGTGGAACCGTTCTCCCAACCATTACTCTAACTGACCAAGATCCTGTCAATACTACTGACAATTTCTGTATGTCCCTAAAAAGTAAGTCTGGTTTGATTCTTCACAAGTTTGTAGTGCTAAGTATGGAGATCCTTTTCTGGTTTGTCTGCTTGTTGGTTGTGTTCTGCTACATATGCATCACCATGAAAGTCCTGCAGTCCTTCAAAAACTCTGGAAGCAATAACAACCAGGGGAAGAAAAAAACCAAGCTCAGAGTTTTCTTGATCCtgcttgtattttttgtgtgttttgtgcctttCCATTTGATGCGTATTCCCTTCACTTTGCAGGAAATCTTAGGTATTAATATTTGCCCTCAGCTTTGGATCGTGGTGGTTCACCATGTAGTCCTGTGGGTCTCTACTACAAATGCCTGCCTTGACCCCTTTCTCTACATTTTCCTGTGTAGGGAGTACAGAGACAAACTGGTTGATATGATGAAAGCAAGAGGGATCTGCATTGGTTTGTACACAGATGAAAGAGAGGAGACGTCACAGTAG